The Candidatus Thiopontia autotrophica genome contains the following window.
CAGGGCCTCAACCAGCCAGAACTCAGTAAGGGTCAGTTCGATTGGTTTTCCCTTCCAGTGAACTGACATTGAGTTCTCATTAAGAGTCAGGTCACCACTAACTACGTTGCCTGGATCATTCTGGGTTGTGGTGTGAGTAAGTCTCTCCTCAATCCGGAATAGTGAGGAGACACGCACAATAAGGTAGTCGAGGGTGATGGGCTTGATCAGATAGTCCCAGGCCTCCATACGAAGACCCTCGACACGATCTATCTCGCTATCTCGTGCCGTAAGAAAAATGACTGGAACGGTTGGGTGAGTCTTTTGAAGTGAGTTGCAGATCTCAAAACCTGCATCGTGGTCCTCTCCCAACATTACATCGAGAATGGCCAGATCTGGGGGATTGGTGTTGAGTCCACGCAGAGCCTCGTTCTTGGTTGCATATGCTACAACCTCATAACCCTGGTTGCGCAAGGCATCTGTATAATTTTCGCGTTGATCAGGATCATCCTCAACAACAGCAATTTTTCTGTTCATGGGGTAATAGTATATACTGTGCGGCTTTCCATAGGGTGGTACACCCTGTTTCAGATAGATTAATCATAATAATGAAGTTAACAACAAGATTTGCTCCAAGCCCAACCGGTTATCTCCACGTTGGAGGAGCCAGAACTGCACTATTTTCCTGGCTCTATGCCCGTCGTCATGGGGGGAATTTTATTCTCCGTATAGAGGATACTGACAGGGAGCGCTCCACGGAAGAGTCGGTTGATGCGATTCTGAGGGGGATGGCATGGTTGGGGCTTGCCTATGACCAGGGGCCTTTCTATCAGACTCACCGTTTTGACCGTTACAGAGAGATTATTCAACAGTTGCTGGACGATGGACACGCCTACTATTGCTACTGCAGTCGCGAAGAGCTGGATGAGATGCGTGAGGGACAGCGGGCACGGAAGGAGAAGCCCCGCTATACCGGCCTTTGCCGTAGTCGCAGTGAGCCTCGTGACGGGGTGGATCCGGTTGTACGTTTCAAGAATCCAACTGATGGTGTAGTGGTTGTCGATGATATGGTGCGTGGTAAGGTGGTGTTTCAGAACAGTGAGCTGGATGATCTTATTATCGCCCGCTCTGATGGAACTCCAACCTACAATCTAACAGTGGTGGTAGATGATCTTGATATGGGGCTTACTCATATCGTGCGCGGGGATGACCATCTAAACAATACGCCGCGCCAGATCAATATTCTAAAGGCGCTTGGGGCAGAGACTCCCAAATATGCTCACCTGCCCATGATTCTTGGTTCGGACGGAAGCCGTCTATCAAAACGTCATGGCGCAGTCAGTGTGCTGCAGTACCGGGATGACGGTTATCTGCCTGAGGCACTGCTAAACTATCTGGTTCGACTAGGGTGGTCGCACGGTGATCAGGAGGTATTCTCCATAGATGAGATGGTGGAGCTTTTTGATGTTACTGATGTTAACAACTCTGCCTCTACCTTTAACCCGGAGAAACTGCTCTGGCTGAACCAACACTATATAAAAAACAGTTCATCAGATCACATAGCCAGACACCTTAGATGGCATCTTGGGCGGCTTGATATAGACCCTGCGAACAGTGGTCCAGAGCTTGTGAAGGTTGTAGAGGCGCAGCAAGAGCGGGCAAAAACCCTGGTGGAGATGGCAGAGAATAGTCGCTGTTTCTATCTTGATTTTGATGAGTTTGACCAGAAGGCTGCAAAGAAGAATCTTAAGGCAGCAGCAGCCGAGCCACTTGAGAGAATTCGTGGCATGCTGTCAGAGCTGGAGATCTGGGATGCGGAGCCTATCCACGAGATTGTGAAAGAGACCGCAGAAATTCTTGATCTTAAGCTTGGCAAGGTGGCGCAGCCCCTGCGGGTGGCGGCAACTGGCACCGCAATTTCCCCGCCAATTGATATTACACTTGAGTTGATTGGGCGTGAGCGTGTTCTTGCAAGGATTGATATGGCGCTGGAGTATATTCAGCAGCGTGTAGCGGCACAAACTGCTTGACAGAAAACGGTCAAATCCGTAAAGTTG
Protein-coding sequences here:
- the gltX gene encoding glutamate--tRNA ligase — encoded protein: MKLTTRFAPSPTGYLHVGGARTALFSWLYARRHGGNFILRIEDTDRERSTEESVDAILRGMAWLGLAYDQGPFYQTHRFDRYREIIQQLLDDGHAYYCYCSREELDEMREGQRARKEKPRYTGLCRSRSEPRDGVDPVVRFKNPTDGVVVVDDMVRGKVVFQNSELDDLIIARSDGTPTYNLTVVVDDLDMGLTHIVRGDDHLNNTPRQINILKALGAETPKYAHLPMILGSDGSRLSKRHGAVSVLQYRDDGYLPEALLNYLVRLGWSHGDQEVFSIDEMVELFDVTDVNNSASTFNPEKLLWLNQHYIKNSSSDHIARHLRWHLGRLDIDPANSGPELVKVVEAQQERAKTLVEMAENSRCFYLDFDEFDQKAAKKNLKAAAAEPLERIRGMLSELEIWDAEPIHEIVKETAEILDLKLGKVAQPLRVAATGTAISPPIDITLELIGRERVLARIDMALEYIQQRVAAQTA
- a CDS encoding response regulator; the protein is MNRKIAVVEDDPDQRENYTDALRNQGYEVVAYATKNEALRGLNTNPPDLAILDVMLGEDHDAGFEICNSLQKTHPTVPVIFLTARDSEIDRVEGLRMEAWDYLIKPITLDYLIVRVSSLFRIEERLTHTTTQNDPGNVVSGDLTLNENSMSVHWKGKPIELTLTEFWLVEALAESPGDAFSYEALMPVTRQTIVEKNTINGHIRRIRIKFKRADPEFNCIRNVFGVGYRWDC